The following proteins come from a genomic window of Aquimarina sp. MAR_2010_214:
- the rpsC gene encoding 30S ribosomal protein S3: MGQKTNPIGNRLGIIRGWESNWYGGNDYGDKLAEDDKIRKYVHARLSKASVSRVIIERTLKLVTVTITTARPGIIIGKGGQEVDKLKEELKKITEKEVQINIFEIKRPELDAFLVGSSVARQIESRISYRRAIKMAIAAAMRMNAEGIKIQISGRLNGAEMARTESYKEGRIPLSTFRADIDYALVESHTTYGRLGVKVWIMKGEVYGKRELSPLVGLSKKQGKGDRGGRSGGGNNKSRRRK; encoded by the coding sequence ATGGGACAGAAGACAAATCCAATCGGAAATCGCCTTGGTATTATCAGAGGATGGGAATCCAACTGGTACGGAGGTAATGACTACGGTGATAAACTTGCCGAAGACGATAAGATTAGAAAGTATGTACACGCACGTTTATCAAAAGCTAGTGTATCTAGAGTAATTATTGAGCGTACGCTTAAACTTGTAACCGTTACTATCACTACTGCCAGACCTGGTATTATTATCGGAAAAGGTGGACAAGAGGTAGACAAGTTAAAAGAAGAGCTTAAGAAAATTACTGAAAAGGAAGTTCAGATCAATATTTTTGAAATTAAAAGACCAGAACTTGATGCATTTTTGGTAGGTTCGAGTGTTGCAAGACAAATCGAAAGCCGTATCTCATATCGTCGTGCTATTAAAATGGCTATCGCGGCTGCAATGAGAATGAATGCAGAAGGTATCAAAATCCAGATTTCAGGACGTTTGAACGGTGCAGAAATGGCACGTACAGAGTCTTATAAAGAAGGTCGTATTCCTTTATCAACATTTAGAGCTGACATAGATTATGCTTTAGTAGAATCACACACTACTTATGGTAGATTGGGTGTTAAAGTATGGATTATGAAAGGCGAAGTATATGGTAAAAGAGAGCTTTCTCCTTTGGTTGGTTTATCCAAAAAACAAGGAAAAGGTGACAGAGGTGGACGAAGTGGTGGAGGTAATAACAAATCACGTCGTAGAAAGTAA
- the rpsJ gene encoding 30S ribosomal protein S10 yields the protein MSQKIRIKLKSYDHNLVDKSAEKIVKTVKSTGAVVTGPIPLPTHKKIFTVLRSPHVNKKSREQFQLSSYKRLLDIYSSSSKTIDALMKLELPSGVEVEIKV from the coding sequence ATGAGTCAAAAAATCAGAATAAAACTAAAATCTTACGATCATAACTTAGTAGATAAGTCTGCCGAGAAAATCGTAAAGACGGTAAAGAGTACAGGAGCTGTAGTAACTGGGCCAATTCCTTTACCAACACATAAGAAAATTTTTACTGTGCTTCGTTCTCCACACGTAAACAAAAAATCCAGAGAGCAATTCCAATTAAGTTCTTATAAAAGACTTTTGGATATCTATAGCTCTTCTTCAAAAACGATTGATGCGTTGATGAAGCTTGAATTGCCAAGTGGAGTAGAAGTGGAGATTAAAGTGTGA
- the fusA gene encoding elongation factor G: MARDLKYTRNIGIAAHIDAGKTTTTERILYYTGVSHKIGEVHDGAATMDWMEQEQERGITITSAATTCEWKFPTENGKPVDDTKGYHFNIIDTPGHVDFTVEVNRSLRVLDGLVFLFSAVDGVEPQSETNWRLADNYKVPRIGFVNKMDRQGSNFMEVCQQVKDMLGSNAVPIVLNIGDEEDFKGIVDLVKNRAIVWHEEGQGSTFDVIDIPDDLKEEARTLRGKLIEEVAAYDEDLLEKFMEDEDSITEEEVHAALRAAVMDMSIIPMICGSAFKNKGVQFLLDAVCRYLPSPTDKEGIAGINPNTDQEEIRKPDVKEPFAALAFKIATDPFVGRLAFFRAYSGRLEAGSYVLNNRSGKKERISRIYQMHANKQNAIEYIEAGDIGAAVGFKSIKTGDTLTDEKNPIVLESMDFPDPVIGIAVEPKTKADVDKLGIGLGKLAEEDPTFTVRSDEASGQTIISGMGELHLDVIVDRLKREFKVEVNQGQPQVEYKEAITAVAEHREVYKKQSGGRGKFADIVFTIEPADEGVVGLEFINKIKGGNVPKEFVPSIEKGFKMAMVNGPLAGYEVDAIKVTLTDGSYHDVDSDQLSFELAAKLGFKNSAKAAKAVIMEPIMKLEVITPEENMGDIVGDLNRRRGQVSDMGDRAGAKTVKATVPLSEMFGYVTTLRTLSSGRATSTMEFSHYAETPSNISEEVIAAAKGVNA; this comes from the coding sequence ATGGCTAGAGATTTAAAATATACTAGAAATATAGGAATTGCTGCGCATATTGACGCAGGGAAAACTACAACTACCGAACGTATTCTTTACTATACCGGGGTGAGTCATAAAATAGGTGAGGTGCATGATGGTGCAGCTACGATGGACTGGATGGAGCAAGAGCAAGAGCGTGGTATCACGATTACTTCTGCTGCGACTACTTGTGAGTGGAAATTTCCAACAGAAAATGGTAAACCAGTAGATGATACTAAAGGATATCATTTTAATATAATTGATACTCCGGGTCACGTTGATTTTACGGTAGAGGTAAACCGTTCTTTACGTGTGCTAGATGGGTTAGTGTTTTTGTTTAGTGCTGTTGATGGTGTAGAGCCTCAATCAGAAACTAACTGGAGACTTGCTGATAACTATAAAGTACCAAGAATTGGTTTTGTGAATAAAATGGACCGTCAAGGATCTAATTTTATGGAAGTATGTCAGCAGGTTAAGGATATGCTAGGTTCTAATGCAGTACCTATTGTATTAAATATTGGTGACGAAGAAGATTTCAAAGGAATTGTTGATTTGGTAAAGAACCGTGCTATTGTATGGCATGAAGAAGGACAAGGGTCAACGTTTGATGTTATTGATATTCCGGATGATCTTAAAGAAGAAGCAAGAACGCTTCGTGGTAAACTTATTGAAGAAGTTGCTGCGTATGATGAAGATCTTCTTGAGAAATTTATGGAAGATGAAGATTCAATTACGGAAGAAGAAGTGCATGCTGCGCTAAGAGCTGCTGTAATGGATATGAGTATTATTCCTATGATCTGTGGATCTGCATTTAAAAATAAAGGTGTTCAGTTTTTATTAGATGCGGTATGTCGTTATTTGCCTTCTCCAACGGATAAAGAAGGTATTGCAGGTATAAACCCTAATACAGATCAAGAAGAAATACGTAAGCCAGATGTAAAGGAGCCTTTTGCGGCTTTAGCTTTTAAAATTGCTACAGATCCTTTTGTAGGACGTTTAGCGTTTTTTAGAGCTTATTCTGGTCGTTTAGAAGCAGGTTCTTATGTGTTGAACAATCGTTCTGGTAAAAAAGAACGTATTTCTCGTATCTATCAAATGCACGCTAATAAGCAAAATGCAATTGAGTATATAGAAGCTGGAGATATTGGAGCTGCTGTTGGATTTAAATCTATCAAAACAGGAGATACACTCACAGATGAGAAAAACCCTATTGTTTTAGAATCTATGGACTTCCCAGATCCTGTAATTGGTATTGCGGTTGAGCCTAAGACTAAAGCAGATGTTGATAAATTAGGGATTGGATTAGGGAAATTGGCCGAAGAAGATCCAACATTTACAGTGCGTTCTGACGAAGCTTCAGGACAAACAATCATTTCTGGAATGGGTGAGCTTCACTTAGATGTTATTGTAGATCGTTTAAAACGAGAATTCAAAGTTGAAGTAAATCAAGGTCAGCCACAAGTAGAGTACAAAGAAGCTATTACTGCTGTAGCAGAACATAGAGAAGTGTACAAGAAGCAATCTGGTGGACGAGGAAAATTTGCAGATATTGTATTTACAATTGAACCAGCAGATGAAGGTGTAGTTGGACTTGAGTTTATTAATAAGATAAAAGGTGGAAACGTACCAAAAGAATTTGTTCCTTCTATAGAGAAAGGTTTCAAAATGGCAATGGTAAATGGACCTTTAGCTGGTTATGAAGTGGATGCTATTAAAGTAACATTGACTGACGGATCTTATCACGATGTGGATTCTGATCAACTATCTTTCGAATTAGCTGCAAAATTAGGTTTTAAAAATTCAGCAAAAGCTGCTAAAGCCGTAATTATGGAGCCGATTATGAAATTAGAGGTTATTACACCAGAAGAAAATATGGGTGATATTGTAGGGGATCTTAACCGTCGTAGAGGACAAGTAAGTGATATGGGAGACCGTGCTGGAGCAAAAACTGTAAAAGCAACTGTTCCACTTTCTGAAATGTTTGGATATGTAACAACATTAAGAACATTGTCATCTGGTAGAGCAACATCTACAATGGAATTTTCTCACTATGCTGAAACTCCTTCTAATATTTCAGAAGAAGTAATTGCAGCTGCAAAAGGAGTTAACGCTTAA
- the rplB gene encoding 50S ribosomal protein L2 — MSVRKLKPITPGQRFRVVNGFDAITTDKPEKSLLAPKKRSGGRNSQGKMTMRYKGGGHKRRYRIIDFKRDKQGVPATVATIEYDPNRTAFIALLNYQDGEKRYVIAQNGLQVGQNIVSGSSIAPEIGNAMPLSDIPLGTIISCIELRPGQGAVMARSAGSFAQLMARDGKFATVKLPSGEVRMILVNCMATIGAISNSDHQLIVGGKAGRTRWLGRRPRTRPVAMNPVDHPMGGGEGRSSGGHPRSRKGLPAKGFRTRSKTKASNKYIVERRKK, encoded by the coding sequence ATGTCAGTAAGAAAATTAAAGCCAATTACCCCAGGTCAGCGTTTTAGAGTAGTAAATGGATTTGACGCCATTACTACTGATAAGCCGGAAAAAAGCCTATTGGCTCCGAAAAAAAGATCTGGAGGTAGAAACAGTCAAGGAAAAATGACCATGCGCTACAAAGGTGGTGGTCATAAAAGAAGGTATCGTATCATTGATTTTAAACGTGATAAGCAAGGAGTTCCTGCTACAGTTGCAACAATAGAATACGATCCAAACAGAACTGCATTTATAGCGTTGTTAAATTACCAAGATGGTGAGAAGCGCTATGTTATCGCTCAAAATGGTTTACAGGTAGGTCAGAATATCGTTTCTGGTAGTAGTATTGCTCCGGAAATTGGTAATGCGATGCCGCTTAGTGATATTCCACTAGGAACAATCATTTCTTGTATAGAATTACGCCCAGGTCAAGGTGCTGTTATGGCACGTAGTGCTGGATCATTCGCACAGCTTATGGCTAGAGATGGTAAATTTGCTACTGTAAAATTACCTTCTGGTGAAGTGAGAATGATATTAGTTAACTGTATGGCTACCATAGGTGCTATATCTAATAGTGATCATCAATTGATCGTAGGAGGTAAAGCCGGTAGAACAAGATGGTTAGGTCGTCGTCCTCGTACAAGACCAGTAGCAATGAACCCTGTTGATCATCCAATGGGTGGTGGAGAAGGACGTTCTTCTGGAGGTCACCCACGTTCTAGAAAAGGTCTTCCTGCAAAAGGATTTAGAACCCGTTCTAAGACGAAAGCGAGTAATAAGTATATTGTAGAACGTAGAAAGAAATAA
- the rplD gene encoding 50S ribosomal protein L4, translating into MKVAVIDINGKETGRKADLSDAVFGIEPNDHAVYLDVKQYLANQRQGTHKAKERAEIVGSTRKIKKQKGTGTARAGSIKSPIFKGGGRVFGPRPRSYSFKLNKNLKKLARKSALSIKANDKAITVIEDFTFDTVKTKNFTAVLKSLGLENKKSLFVLAESNKNVYLSSRNLKSSEVVTSSELSTYKILNANNVILLESSLKGIETNLSK; encoded by the coding sequence ATGAAAGTAGCGGTAATTGATATAAACGGAAAAGAAACAGGAAGAAAGGCAGACCTTTCTGATGCTGTTTTTGGTATAGAACCAAATGATCATGCTGTATACTTAGATGTGAAGCAATACTTGGCTAATCAGCGTCAAGGTACTCATAAAGCTAAGGAACGTGCAGAAATTGTAGGTAGTACTAGAAAGATAAAGAAACAAAAAGGGACGGGTACCGCAAGAGCAGGTAGTATAAAGTCTCCTATATTTAAAGGTGGAGGTAGAGTTTTTGGTCCTAGACCACGTAGCTACTCTTTTAAATTGAACAAGAACTTAAAGAAATTAGCGCGTAAATCTGCACTAAGCATTAAGGCAAATGACAAAGCGATAACAGTAATTGAAGACTTTACTTTTGATACTGTAAAAACTAAGAATTTTACTGCTGTTTTAAAGTCTTTAGGACTTGAAAACAAAAAATCTTTGTTTGTGTTGGCAGAGTCGAATAAAAATGTATATTTGTCGTCACGCAATTTGAAAAGTTCAGAAGTTGTAACTTCTTCAGAATTAAGTACTTATAAAATACTTAATGCGAATAATGTTATTCTTTTGGAAAGTTCTTTGAAAGGAATTGAAACGAATTTAAGTAAATAG
- the rpsG gene encoding 30S ribosomal protein S7, translating into MRKRKAKKRPILPDPRFNDQLVTRFVNMMMWDGKKSTAFKIFYDAIDIVEEKKQNDEKTSLEIWKDALSNVMPHVEVRSRRVGGATFQIPNPIRPDRKISTAMKWLIQFSRKRNEKSMAQKLAAEIIAAEKEEGAAVKKRVDTHKMAEANKAFSHFRF; encoded by the coding sequence ATGAGAAAAAGAAAGGCTAAAAAAAGACCGATTTTGCCAGATCCACGTTTTAACGATCAGTTAGTTACACGTTTTGTGAACATGATGATGTGGGATGGAAAGAAATCGACAGCTTTCAAAATATTCTATGATGCAATCGATATCGTAGAAGAGAAAAAACAAAATGACGAAAAAACGTCTTTAGAAATTTGGAAAGATGCATTATCTAATGTGATGCCACACGTAGAGGTGCGAAGCCGTCGTGTAGGAGGAGCAACTTTTCAGATTCCTAATCCAATCAGACCAGATCGTAAAATATCTACTGCTATGAAGTGGTTGATTCAATTTTCACGTAAAAGAAATGAGAAATCTATGGCTCAGAAACTTGCTGCAGAGATTATAGCTGCAGAAAAAGAAGAAGGAGCTGCTGTTAAGAAAAGAGTAGATACTCATAAAATGGCTGAAGCAAACAAAGCATTCTCTCACTTTAGATTTTAA
- the rplV gene encoding 50S ribosomal protein L22, whose product MGVRKREMAERIKEDKKQIAFAKLNNCPTSPRKMRLVADLVRGVKVEKALHILRFNPKEASRRLEKLLLSAIANWQAKNEDASIEDADLFVKEIRVDGGSMLKRLRPAPQGRAHRIRKRSNHVTIVVAANNNTQS is encoded by the coding sequence ATGGGAGTTCGTAAAAGAGAAATGGCAGAAAGAATTAAGGAAGATAAAAAGCAAATTGCTTTTGCTAAACTTAATAACTGCCCTACGTCACCTCGCAAAATGCGTTTAGTCGCAGATTTGGTTCGTGGTGTAAAAGTTGAAAAGGCGCTTCATATTCTTAGATTTAATCCTAAAGAAGCATCACGTCGTTTAGAGAAGTTATTGCTTTCTGCAATAGCAAACTGGCAGGCGAAAAATGAAGACGCTAGCATCGAAGATGCAGATCTTTTTGTAAAAGAGATTCGTGTAGATGGAGGAAGTATGTTGAAAAGACTTCGTCCTGCTCCACAGGGTCGCGCACACAGAATAAGAAAACGCTCTAACCACGTGACAATAGTGGTTGCAGCAAACAATAATACACAAAGCTAA
- a CDS encoding SusD/RagB family nutrient-binding outer membrane lipoprotein: protein MSYREIKFIEVECLSRTGGSDAAISTAYLAGIEAPFEEVDLTSTQYNSYIGNAAVNPGVGSIALDPHIYTQKYIELFAQPEVYNDYRRTGFPNLTPTSGTQVPIRWNYSSNELLFNTNTPGPSEADLFKPKVDWDQ, encoded by the coding sequence ATTTCATATAGAGAGATTAAATTCATAGAAGTCGAATGTTTATCAAGAACAGGAGGAAGTGACGCCGCAATTTCTACAGCTTATCTAGCTGGTATCGAAGCCCCCTTTGAAGAAGTAGATCTTACAAGTACTCAGTATAACTCTTATATCGGTAATGCGGCTGTTAACCCCGGCGTAGGAAGTATTGCTTTAGATCCTCATATTTATACTCAGAAATATATTGAGCTTTTTGCACAACCAGAAGTTTATAATGATTATAGAAGGACTGGTTTTCCAAATCTCACCCCTACTTCTGGGACACAAGTACCAATAAGATGGAATTATTCTAGTAACGAATTATTATTTAACACAAATACTCCAGGCCCTAGTGAAGCAGATTTATTTAAGCCAAAAGTTGATTGGGATCAATAA
- the rplW gene encoding 50S ribosomal protein L23 — translation MSILIKPIITEKATADSEVFNRYGFVVDKKANKVEIKKAVEAAYGVSVTKVRTLNVRPDRNTRYTKTGMVTGKTSAYKKAIVQVAEGEVIDLYSNL, via the coding sequence ATGAGTATCTTAATAAAACCTATTATTACAGAAAAGGCTACTGCAGATAGTGAAGTGTTTAATCGCTATGGTTTTGTAGTAGACAAGAAAGCGAATAAGGTAGAGATCAAAAAAGCAGTTGAAGCTGCTTATGGTGTATCTGTTACTAAAGTTCGAACATTAAATGTCCGTCCAGACCGTAATACTCGTTATACAAAAACAGGTATGGTTACTGGTAAAACAAGTGCTTATAAAAAAGCAATTGTACAGGTGGCGGAAGGTGAAGTAATTGATTTATATAGTAATCTTTAA
- the rplC gene encoding 50S ribosomal protein L3, with amino-acid sequence MSGLIGKKIGMTSIFDENGKNIPCTVIEAGPCVVTQVRTDEVDGYEAVQLGFDDKADKNATKAALGHFKKAGTVAKRKVVEFKGFDEEYKLGDTVTVEHFAEGEFVDVSATSKGKGFQGVVKRHNFGGVGQATHGQHNRLRAPGSIGAASYPARVFKGMKMAGRMGGDQVKIQNLRVLKVVPEKNILVVKGCVPGHKNAYVTIQK; translated from the coding sequence ATGTCTGGGTTAATAGGAAAAAAGATCGGCATGACCAGCATCTTCGATGAAAATGGAAAGAATATTCCATGTACAGTGATCGAAGCTGGGCCATGTGTGGTAACCCAAGTCAGAACTGATGAGGTTGACGGTTATGAAGCTGTTCAATTAGGTTTCGATGACAAAGCAGACAAAAATGCTACTAAAGCGGCTCTAGGTCACTTTAAAAAAGCAGGAACTGTTGCTAAACGTAAAGTTGTCGAATTCAAAGGTTTTGATGAGGAGTACAAATTAGGTGATACAGTAACTGTTGAGCACTTTGCCGAGGGAGAATTTGTTGATGTGTCAGCAACTTCAAAAGGAAAAGGTTTTCAAGGGGTTGTGAAAAGACACAATTTTGGCGGTGTTGGTCAAGCAACTCACGGTCAACATAACCGTTTAAGAGCTCCTGGTTCTATCGGTGCTGCATCATACCCTGCAAGAGTTTTCAAAGGAATGAAAATGGCAGGAAGAATGGGTGGAGATCAAGTAAAAATTCAAAACTTAAGAGTGTTAAAAGTAGTTCCTGAAAAGAATATACTTGTTGTTAAAGGATGTGTTCCTGGACATAAAAACGCTTATGTAACGATTCAGAAGTAA
- the rpsL gene encoding 30S ribosomal protein S12, with protein MPTISQLVRKGRAKITKKSKSAALDSCPQRRGVCTRVYTTTPKKPNSAMRKVARVRLTNGKEVNAYIGGEGHNLQEHSIVLVRGGRVKDLPGVRYHIVRGALDTAGVEGRTQRRSKYGAKRPKK; from the coding sequence ATGCCAACAATTTCACAATTAGTAAGAAAAGGTAGAGCCAAAATAACTAAGAAGAGTAAATCGGCTGCTTTGGATTCGTGCCCGCAACGCCGCGGTGTTTGTACACGTGTTTATACTACTACACCAAAAAAACCAAATTCAGCTATGCGTAAAGTAGCTCGTGTTAGGTTAACAAATGGTAAAGAAGTAAATGCGTACATCGGTGGTGAAGGACATAATCTTCAGGAGCATTCGATAGTATTAGTTAGAGGTGGAAGGGTAAAAGACTTACCGGGAGTTAGATATCACATTGTTCGTGGAGCTTTAGACACCGCTGGTGTTGAAGGAAGAACGCAACGTAGATCTAAGTATGGTGCTAAACGCCCTAAGAAGTAA
- the rpsS gene encoding 30S ribosomal protein S19: protein MARSLKKGPYVHYKLEKKVAANVEANKKSVIKTWSRASMITPDFVGQTIAVHNGRQFVPVYITENMVGHKLGEFSPTRSFRGHAGAKNKGKK from the coding sequence ATGGCACGTTCATTAAAAAAAGGACCTTACGTTCACTATAAGTTAGAGAAAAAAGTAGCTGCAAATGTAGAAGCTAATAAAAAGTCTGTTATTAAGACTTGGTCGAGAGCATCTATGATTACTCCTGACTTTGTAGGGCAAACAATTGCAGTTCATAATGGTCGCCAGTTCGTACCAGTATATATTACTGAGAATATGGTAGGGCATAAATTAGGAGAATTTTCGCCAACACGTTCCTTTAGAGGACACGCTGGTGCTAAAAATAAAGGTAAAAAATAA
- a CDS encoding SusD/RagB family nutrient-binding outer membrane lipoprotein, with protein sequence MLKVRSLILAADEWRDIPFTEAGQGLDITSPKFDDQAKVIYPAIFPLMQGGIENLEKEDGDFPLTDIRRRCFLWGNISLWIKTARAIRVRAHLHQGSYTEALTDAQASFAARADNLRYTYTSTKPGQWYRFNDGRTGDTEFHPFIKSLMDALMTPIE encoded by the coding sequence ATACTCAAGGTACGTTCATTAATATTAGCCGCAGATGAATGGAGAGACATACCTTTTACCGAAGCAGGTCAAGGCCTTGATATCACCTCACCCAAGTTTGATGATCAAGCTAAAGTAATCTATCCTGCTATTTTCCCCTTAATGCAAGGCGGTATTGAAAACCTAGAAAAAGAAGACGGGGATTTCCCCCTTACAGATATAAGGAGGAGATGTTTTTTATGGGGTAATATTTCATTATGGATAAAAACAGCAAGAGCAATAAGAGTGAGAGCACACTTACATCAAGGTAGTTACACCGAAGCATTAACAGACGCTCAAGCATCTTTCGCAGCAAGAGCTGACAACCTAAGATATACTTATACATCTACCAAACCTGGTCAATGGTACAGATTTAACGATGGAAGAACAGGCGATACTGAATTCCATCCATTTATAAAAAGCTTAATGGATGCCTTAATGACTCCTATAGAGTAG